From the Armigeres subalbatus isolate Guangzhou_Male unplaced genomic scaffold, GZ_Asu_2 Contig1549, whole genome shotgun sequence genome, one window contains:
- the LOC134202990 gene encoding uncharacterized protein LOC134202990, giving the protein MSRFWEIEDVRLGSNLSEEEAVVEEHFKQTHARNECGRYVVRLPFNNKKCQLGDSFVGAKKRYERLMISLSKNPERRMQYSECMAEYLALGHMKQVDDPSEDGYYIPHHAVYKASSSTTKTRVVFDVQAKTTSGVSLNDTIMVGPTVQSDLIEVILRFCGHQVVLTADVPKMYRQVGMHPEDCKYHRILWCNEQNEMKIFELQTVTYGVASSPYHATKALMQLVADEGEQFLFASSVIQKDSYVDDFLTGGETVMKVKAMYNELSMLLSRGGFGVHKFCSNSHEVLAAIPEELQEQQVCFEESGINNTIKTLGLIWNPYQDYFAFHVQPVTKERVSSTKRAVLSDIGRLFDPLGLLGPIIALAKMIMQDIWRLRLDWDETLPDELMHHWQNFREELPAINIKQKRRCVVQSKATWIELHGFSDASKRAYGAVVYIRSIAADDTVEVNLVASKSRVAPLKPLTIPRLELCGAKLLAELVQKVTTSMALHFNEVNLWCDSQIVLCWLKKSPLALNQFVANRVAAILELTPGCSWNYVRSEENPADVISRGAMPNDLLQNEMWWNGPEFLWQQAYDVQELEAFEEKQLPELKIVKSLAVISKVPSISFDRISDYRKLQRAWVYVLRFIHLKKEKMNSVKRHGLSNLAPFIGEDGLIRVGGRLKYSAIPYDGKHQVLIPEKHHVTVILIRKLHEENHHVGQGGMLAIVRERYWPVKVKTIIKKVISMCQICGRCNPAIGNKVCGVRSDIFSDDGTAFVGTKHELVALRQLFEDQQHQKKVEEFCAVKGICWHFIPPRSPHFGGIWEAGVKSMKYHLKRVVGEVKLTFEELTTFLAQTEAILNSRPLIPVSDDPNDMSVLTPFHFLIGRLGLTVPEPALHDEKVGRLSRWQHIQLMQQHFWSRWSKEYLHQLQTRHKWNSGVKQVHIGALVLLLDENLPPQQWRRGRVIAAHPGDDGA; this is encoded by the exons ATGTCAAGATTTTGGGAAATCGAGGATGTTCGTCTTGGTTCTAACTTATCAGAGGAAGAGGCAGTCGTCGAAGAACATTTCAAGCAGACTCATGCCAGGAATGAGTGCGGTCGTTACGTGGTGCGACTTcctttcaacaacaaaaagtgtCAACTTGGTGATTCTTTCGTTGGGGCGAAGAAGCGTTACGAGCGGCTGATGATCTCCTTATCGAAAAATCCTGAAAGGCGAATGCAGTATTCCGAGTGTATGGCAGAGTACCTCGCTCTTGGTCATATGAAGCAAGTTGATGATCCCAGCGAAGACGGGTATTATATACCACACCACGCGGTGTATAAGGCATCTAGTTCGACTACGAAGACGAGAGTTGTTTTCGATGTTCAAGCAAAAACGACTTCGGGAGTATCGCTGAATGACACTATAATGGTTGGACCCACCGTCCAAAGTGACTTGATTGAAGTAATATTGCGATTCTGTGGTCATCAAGTGGTACTGACAGCTGATGTTCCGAAAATGTACCGACAGGTCGGTATGCATCCGGAAGACTGCAAGTATCATCGGATTTTGTGGTGCAACGAACAGAACGAGATGAAGATATTTGAGCTGCAGACAGTTACGTATGGCGTAGCAAGTTCACCGTATCACGCAACGAAGGCGCTGATGCAGTTGGTTGCAGATGAAGGCGAGCAGTTTCTTTTCGCTTCTTCGGTAATCCAGAAGGACAGCTATGTTGACGATTTTCTGACCGGTGGCGAAACAGTGATGAAAGTAAAAGCCATGTACAATGAGCTTTCTATGCTATTGAGCCGAGGAGGATTTGGTGTTCATAAATTCTGCTCGAACAGCCATGAAGTACTTGCAGCGATTCCAGAAGAGCTTCAAGAGCAACAAGTCTGTTTTGAGGAATCTGGGATTAATAATACAATCAAGACTcttggtttgatttggaatcCTTATCAAGATTATTTCGCTTTCCACGTCCAACCGGTAACCAAAGAACGTGTGTCGTCCACAAAACGTGCAGTATTATCGGATATTGGTCGGCTTTTCGATCCGTTGGGATTACTGGGACCGATAATTGCATTGGCCAAGATGATCATGCAAGACATTTGGCGTCTCAGACTGGACTGGGATGAAACACTTCCGGATGAGTTGATGCATCATTGGCAAAATTTCCGTGAAGAATTACCAGCAATTAACATCAAGCAGAAACGACGTTGTGTTGTTCAAAGCAAGGCTACTTGGATCGAACTACACGGCTTTAGTGATGCCTCCAAGCGGGCGTACGGAGCAGTAGTCTACATTCGGAGCATAGCAGCAGATGACACAGTGGAAGTAAATCTGGTTGCTAGCAAATCCAGAGTAGCACCATTGAAGCCGTTAACAATTCCACGTCTTGAGTTGTGCGGCGCCAAGTTGTTGGCAGAGTTGGTGCAGAAAGTTACAACGTCGATGGCGCTCCATTTCAATGAAGTTAATTTGTGGTGTGATTCGCAGATCGTATTATGTTGGTTGAAGAAATCTCCGTTGGCGTTGAACCAATTTGTGGCCAATCGAGTAGCAGCTATATTGGAGCTCACGCCAGGCTGCAGTTGGAACTATGTTCGATCCGAAGAGAACCCAGCTGATGTCATTTCGAGAGGTGCAATGCCGAATGATTTGTTGCAGAATGAAATGTGGTGGAACGGTCCAGAATTTCTGTGGCAACAAGCATACGATGTGCAAGAACTGGAAGCATTTGAAGAAAAACAGTTGCCGGAACTGAAAATAGTGAAGAGTTTAGCAGTTATCAGCAAAGTTCCGTCAATTTCGTTTGATCGCATAAGCGATTATAGAAAGCTACAAAGAGCGTGGGTGTATGTGCTGCGATTCATTCACCTAAAGAAAGAAAAGATGAAC TCAGTCAAGCGACATGGTCTGTCCAACCTGGCTCCGTTCATCGGAGAAGATGGCCTCATACGAGTTGGAGGTCGCCTGAAATATTCGGCGATACCATATGATGGTAAACATCAGGTGCTAATTCCGGAGAAGCACCACGTGACAGTAATATTAATAAGGAAGCTACACGAAGAGAATCATCACGTCGGTCAAGGAGGAATGCTGGCCATCGTACGAGAGCGTTACTGGCCAGTGAAGGTGAAAACGATCATCAAGAAAGTGATATCAATGTGTCAAATTTGTGGAAGATGCAATCCAGCCATAGGAA ACAAGGTCTGTGGAGTGCGGAGTGATATATTTTCGGACGACGGAACAGCATTCGTAGGTACCAAACACGAACTGGTGGCACTAAGGCAATTGTTTGAAGATCAGCAGCATCAGAAGAAGGTCGAGGAATTTTGTGCAGTAAAAGGCATTTGCTGGCACTTCATTCCACCGAGAAGTCCTCATTTCGGAGGTATTTGGGAGGCTGGTGTTAAATCTATGAAATACCACCTCAAACGAGTTGTCGGTGAAGTGAAATTGACATTTGAAGAGTTGACAACATTCTTGGCGCAAACGGAGGCGATACTGAATTCGCGACCATTGATACCAGTATCCGATGATCCCAACGACATGTCGGTTCTAACCCCATTCCATTTTCTGATTGGGCGTTTGGGATTGACAGTTCCGGAACCGGCATTACACGACGAGAAGGTGGGTCGACTGAGTAGATGGCAACATATTCAATTGATGCAACAGCATTTTTGGTCCCGATGGTCCAAGGAATATCTGCATCAATTGCAAACCCGACACAAGTGGAACAGCGGTGTGAAGCAGGTCCATATTGGCGCATTAGTACTGCTACTGGACGAAAATCTGCCCCCACAGCAATGGAGACGAGGACGGGTTATTGCAGCTCATCCTGGTGACGACGGAGCG